From Balneolaceae bacterium, a single genomic window includes:
- a CDS encoding LysM peptidoglycan-binding domain-containing protein — MMILSLKKTVLPSLILCILLVSGFSESIRAQQTEQKHTVQQGETLFSISQQYDLSVGQLKEWNKLQSNELQPGQVLIVVPHANDERILHKVQAGESLFGISRQYNVTIAEIQEWNNLENTNLEAGTELIIYPQQENAQQQPSIDDLEEMDEEERTSVVEQYSESAAESETYTVKSGDTLYGIARQHDMTITELRQINNLQDDMLRVGQRITVKKIQTAPSVAEGAENSTPQGKFTTYRVQRNENTESVLDKFNMTREEFEALNRGMSADNISAGQQITVLLPPTRHFDNPYLPDANLEDLGTVPVMSYSESDKASPTTSGELYNPEQLSAAHSNMALGNIIFIENPSNGKGVFVQVNDRHSGEGLKLSHKAFEMLDFSSIEQPVVTIYLDN; from the coding sequence ATCAATCCGTGCTCAACAGACCGAACAAAAACATACCGTGCAACAAGGGGAAACGCTTTTTAGTATCTCTCAGCAATATGATCTGTCCGTTGGCCAGTTAAAAGAGTGGAATAAGCTGCAATCAAATGAACTCCAACCCGGCCAGGTACTCATTGTGGTACCTCACGCCAACGATGAACGAATACTGCATAAAGTACAAGCAGGTGAATCGCTGTTTGGTATTTCACGGCAGTACAATGTAACGATTGCCGAAATCCAGGAGTGGAACAACTTAGAAAATACCAATCTTGAAGCGGGCACCGAACTAATTATCTATCCTCAGCAGGAGAATGCTCAACAGCAACCCTCAATCGATGATCTTGAAGAGATGGATGAAGAAGAGCGAACCTCTGTCGTAGAGCAGTATTCCGAATCAGCGGCTGAAAGCGAAACTTATACCGTAAAAAGCGGGGATACACTTTATGGCATTGCCCGCCAACACGATATGACCATCACTGAACTTCGTCAAATCAACAATCTTCAGGATGATATGCTTCGGGTCGGCCAGCGTATTACCGTAAAAAAAATACAAACGGCTCCATCGGTTGCAGAAGGTGCAGAAAACTCCACACCACAGGGTAAATTTACAACTTACCGGGTTCAGAGAAATGAAAATACAGAGTCAGTTCTTGACAAATTTAATATGACCCGTGAAGAGTTTGAGGCTCTGAACCGGGGCATGAGTGCAGATAATATTTCAGCCGGACAGCAGATTACTGTACTTCTTCCTCCCACCCGACATTTCGACAATCCATATCTCCCGGATGCGAATCTCGAAGATCTCGGAACTGTTCCGGTAATGAGTTATTCAGAAAGTGATAAAGCCTCACCCACAACCAGTGGTGAGTTATATAACCCTGAACAACTGTCTGCTGCTCATTCTAATATGGCTCTTGGTAACATTATTTTTATTGAGAATCCATCCAATGGCAAGGGAGTATTCGTCCAGGTTAATGACCGGCATTCAGGAGAAGGGTTAAAATTATCACACAAAGCTTTTGAAATGCTTGACTTTTCAAGTATTGAACAACCGGTAGTAACTATTTACCTCGATAATTAA
- a CDS encoding CPBP family intramembrane glutamic endopeptidase: MLRKSRSYLDQTKGILYSYLISIPLLMLYELLIWISQPPDQTVRISVDVLFKSFFQFLGMNAISATLLIAAFIGAVVLYRKRSELPHLRSTYFISMLLESAVYAVLITVLIVGLLDTILTMNLSESAGTLNNVQLFALSLGAGLYEELFFRVILVGGLSLFFMNFFSKKTTAYAFSILIAAFIFSGVHYIGQYGDFFTLGSFLFRFLFGLALNLIYVIRGFGIAAWTHALYDIFVISQM, from the coding sequence GTGCTACGAAAGTCGCGTTCATACCTGGATCAAACCAAAGGAATATTATACAGTTACCTGATCTCCATTCCTCTTTTGATGCTTTACGAACTGTTGATTTGGATATCTCAGCCACCGGATCAAACAGTACGAATCTCTGTGGATGTTCTGTTTAAATCGTTCTTTCAATTCCTGGGAATGAATGCAATCTCAGCAACACTTTTAATTGCTGCTTTTATCGGTGCTGTGGTTTTGTACCGGAAACGGTCTGAACTTCCTCATCTTCGGTCAACATACTTTATTTCGATGCTCCTTGAATCAGCAGTTTATGCGGTTTTGATTACCGTTTTAATTGTTGGATTGCTTGATACAATTTTAACGATGAATCTGTCCGAAAGTGCCGGTACGCTTAATAACGTTCAGTTGTTTGCTCTCTCTTTGGGTGCAGGCCTTTATGAAGAGTTGTTTTTCAGGGTGATTTTAGTGGGTGGTTTATCACTTTTTTTTATGAATTTTTTCTCAAAAAAGACAACTGCGTATGCTTTTTCAATACTTATTGCTGCATTCATATTTAGCGGAGTTCATTATATCGGCCAATACGGTGATTTTTTTACACTTGGGTCGTTTTTGTTCAGGTTCTTATTTGGCTTAGCACTAAATCTTATTTATGTTATAAGAGGATTTGGGATTGCAGCCTGGACTCATGCACTTTATGATATTTTTGTAATTTCACAAATGTAA
- a CDS encoding sigma-70 family RNA polymerase sigma factor, with the protein MAELTKKELKKQEDFNEEIIPHLDALYNFGLRLTSDPNDAEDLVQDTIVKAYRFFSSYEKGTNAKAWLFRILKNSYINNYRKKSKKPQQVDYDEVSTFYETIRAERTDTSDLEDKMFRELIDDELSNALDNIPEDFRTVVLLCDVEDFTYEEIANMLDVPIGTIRSRLHRGRNLLKAELMDYAANRGYADD; encoded by the coding sequence ATGGCAGAACTCACAAAAAAAGAATTAAAAAAACAGGAAGATTTTAACGAAGAGATTATTCCTCATCTGGATGCATTATACAACTTCGGATTGCGGTTAACTTCTGATCCGAATGATGCTGAAGATCTTGTGCAAGATACGATCGTTAAAGCTTATCGCTTCTTTAGCAGCTACGAGAAAGGTACGAATGCAAAAGCCTGGCTCTTTCGAATTTTAAAAAACTCGTACATCAACAACTACAGGAAAAAATCTAAAAAACCTCAACAGGTTGATTACGATGAAGTTTCTACATTTTACGAGACAATCCGGGCGGAGCGAACAGACACCTCGGATCTTGAAGACAAAATGTTTAGAGAGCTCATAGATGATGAACTCTCCAATGCACTTGATAATATTCCGGAAGATTTTCGAACTGTGGTTCTTCTCTGCGATGTAGAAGATTTTACTTACGAAGAGATTGCCAACATGCTGGATGTTCCAATCGGTACTATTCGATCCCGATTGCACAGAGGCAGAAATCTGCTGAAAGCTGAATTGATGGATTACGCTGCAAACCGAGGATACGCTGATGATTAA
- a CDS encoding HAMP domain-containing sensor histidine kinase: MNTLLPSSRIKIILVSFLILLAGASFVYNQVLINKIMEQERKSVELWAKAFEFNYDPVHLEVSTTLNRVADMLSMYPNVPDSLARMIRSAEAARFTEDFVTQEIITPPDLFNIPVIVMDESGFVVHYRFIENEDTDLESLAEGFAEHHEPITITFGEDNQMQNQYVYYGESPTVRYLRFFPYVQFGILALLLGVGYITYKSITRSEQSNLWVGMTKEAAHQLGTPLSSIYGWLQLLKDKNQNDEESLSIAYEIENDVTRLKGIAERFNKIGSQPELKMVHPEPIIDEVISYMKRRLPSLGKSIDVRKSINTDEKAHLNPELFQWAVENLIKNSMDAIKETVTDAYVAITVEKDGDQMVIDVEDSGSGIDRKYLKEVFKPGYSTKKRGWGLGLSLTKRIIEEYHKGKIFIYKTEINKGTVIRIILPI; this comes from the coding sequence ATGAATACACTACTACCATCCAGCCGGATAAAGATTATTCTTGTTTCCTTTCTGATTCTTTTGGCTGGTGCCTCTTTTGTGTACAACCAGGTTCTTATCAACAAAATTATGGAACAGGAGAGAAAGAGTGTAGAGCTTTGGGCAAAAGCATTCGAATTCAATTATGATCCTGTTCACCTGGAGGTTAGCACAACATTAAATCGGGTAGCAGATATGTTGAGTATGTATCCGAATGTGCCCGACAGCCTGGCAAGAATGATTCGTTCTGCAGAGGCCGCAAGATTTACAGAGGATTTTGTTACACAAGAGATCATCACTCCGCCAGACCTATTTAATATCCCGGTAATTGTAATGGATGAGTCCGGTTTTGTAGTCCATTATCGATTTATTGAAAATGAAGATACAGATTTGGAATCTCTGGCTGAGGGTTTTGCTGAACATCATGAACCGATTACCATTACATTTGGAGAAGATAACCAGATGCAAAACCAGTATGTGTATTACGGCGAAAGTCCCACGGTCCGTTATCTTCGGTTTTTCCCTTATGTACAATTTGGAATTTTAGCCCTTCTTCTTGGAGTTGGGTATATCACCTACAAAAGTATTACACGTTCGGAGCAATCGAACTTATGGGTAGGTATGACCAAAGAGGCCGCCCATCAATTGGGCACTCCTCTGTCAAGTATTTATGGTTGGCTGCAGCTTTTGAAAGATAAAAACCAAAATGATGAAGAGAGTCTGTCTATTGCCTACGAGATTGAAAATGATGTGACTCGGTTAAAAGGGATTGCTGAACGGTTCAATAAAATTGGATCGCAACCGGAGTTGAAAATGGTTCACCCCGAACCGATTATTGATGAAGTAATCTCATATATGAAACGTCGTTTACCATCTCTCGGAAAATCTATTGATGTACGAAAAAGTATTAATACGGATGAGAAAGCACATTTAAACCCTGAACTGTTTCAATGGGCCGTTGAAAATCTGATTAAAAACTCTATGGATGCCATTAAAGAAACTGTAACAGATGCTTATGTGGCAATTACGGTAGAAAAAGATGGAGACCAGATGGTAATTGATGTTGAAGATTCAGGATCAGGAATCGACAGGAAATATCTCAAAGAGGTGTTTAAACCTGGTTATAGCACAAAGAAAAGGGGATGGGGACTTGGATTAAGCCTGACGAAACGGATTATTGAAGAATATCACAAAGGAAAAATATTTATATATAAAACTGAGATCAATAAGGGAACAGTTATCCGGATTATACTGCCTATTTAA
- the clpX gene encoding ATP-dependent Clp protease ATP-binding subunit ClpX, with product MSKKKDNDSVYCSFCGRSSHDVNSMVAGPDVYICNHCVEDASSIIQSDLSSLARRREKQYKPILKPVEIKNRLDEYVIGQEGAKKTLSVAVYNHYKRISKSSEIQIDDTIIEKSNIMLLGPTGSGKTLLARTLANIIDVPITIADATVLTEAGYVGEDVESMLSNLLQAADYDVERARRGIVYIDEIDKVSRKSDNPSITRDVSGEGVQQALLKILEGTTANIPPKGGRKHPEQSFIQLDTSEILFICGGAFSGLEEVIARRLSTSAMGFHSQDQNKFDKDDPKIFTHVEPEDLQKFGLIPELIGRLPVICGLEELSDEAMIEILLKPKNAITKQYKKLFNMEDVELEFEEEALEAIVEKARKRKTGARGLRSILEESMLEIMFVIPSMKNVKRCIITRETVEKKAPPIYEKHKATA from the coding sequence ATGAGTAAAAAGAAAGATAACGACTCGGTCTATTGCTCTTTTTGCGGGCGATCCAGCCATGATGTGAATTCTATGGTGGCGGGACCGGATGTATACATTTGTAATCACTGTGTTGAAGATGCATCCAGCATCATTCAGAGTGATCTCTCATCACTTGCAAGACGACGCGAAAAACAATACAAGCCAATTCTTAAGCCTGTTGAGATTAAAAACAGGCTGGACGAATATGTCATTGGTCAGGAGGGAGCCAAAAAAACTCTCTCTGTTGCTGTTTATAATCATTACAAAAGAATTTCAAAAAGTTCTGAAATTCAGATTGATGATACCATCATCGAGAAAAGTAATATTATGCTTTTGGGGCCTACAGGCTCGGGTAAAACTCTTCTTGCACGAACTCTCGCCAACATTATTGATGTTCCCATTACCATTGCCGATGCCACAGTTCTGACCGAAGCCGGTTATGTGGGAGAAGATGTGGAGAGTATGCTCAGTAATTTATTGCAAGCTGCCGATTATGATGTTGAACGGGCACGCCGCGGAATTGTATATATCGACGAAATTGATAAAGTATCGCGTAAAAGTGATAATCCATCTATAACCAGAGATGTGTCGGGCGAAGGCGTACAACAGGCGCTACTGAAAATTCTTGAAGGTACGACTGCTAATATTCCACCCAAAGGCGGACGTAAACACCCTGAACAGAGCTTTATTCAACTGGATACCTCAGAAATACTCTTTATTTGCGGTGGTGCATTCAGCGGTTTGGAAGAAGTGATAGCCCGCCGTCTCTCAACAAGTGCTATGGGTTTCCATTCTCAAGACCAGAATAAGTTTGATAAGGATGACCCAAAAATATTTACACATGTAGAGCCCGAAGATCTGCAGAAATTTGGATTGATTCCTGAACTGATCGGCCGGTTGCCTGTTATTTGTGGTCTTGAGGAGCTATCTGATGAAGCGATGATTGAGATTTTACTCAAGCCTAAAAATGCAATTACTAAGCAATACAAGAAGTTGTTTAATATGGAAGATGTTGAGCTTGAGTTCGAAGAGGAAGCACTCGAAGCAATTGTAGAAAAAGCACGTAAGAGAAAAACTGGTGCCCGGGGATTGCGGTCCATTCTTGAGGAATCCATGCTGGAGATTATGTTTGTGATTCCTTCCATGAAAAATGTAAAACGGTGCATTATTACACGCGAAACTGTTGAGAAAAAAGCACCTCCGATTTACGAAAAACATAAGGCGACCGCTTAA
- the clpP gene encoding ATP-dependent Clp endopeptidase proteolytic subunit ClpP, with product MNYKQPLFELPEMSDITQVQNNLVPMVVETTNRGERAYDIYSRLLKDRIVILGTPVNDAVASSIVAQLLFLDSQDTEKDINLYINSPGGVVSAGMAIYDTMQFVKSDVATTCVGMAASMGALLLTAGTKGKRHALPHSRVMIHQPLGGVQGQASDIEIEAQEIVRLKKELSSILAEHTGQSIDRVIEDSDRNKWMSSDEAKDYGLIDAVMRRNE from the coding sequence ATGAATTACAAACAACCCCTTTTTGAATTACCCGAAATGAGTGATATTACACAAGTGCAGAATAACCTGGTTCCCATGGTGGTGGAAACAACCAACCGGGGTGAGCGAGCATATGACATATATTCGCGTCTATTAAAAGACCGTATTGTAATTTTAGGTACTCCCGTGAATGATGCCGTTGCAAGTTCTATTGTAGCACAACTGCTCTTTTTGGATTCGCAGGATACTGAAAAAGATATTAATCTTTACATCAACAGTCCCGGTGGTGTTGTTTCTGCCGGAATGGCTATCTATGATACAATGCAGTTCGTAAAAAGTGATGTAGCCACAACTTGTGTAGGTATGGCCGCATCCATGGGTGCTCTTCTGCTTACTGCCGGAACAAAAGGTAAACGCCATGCACTTCCACACTCACGTGTAATGATTCATCAGCCGTTGGGCGGAGTTCAGGGACAGGCCAGCGATATAGAAATTGAAGCTCAGGAGATTGTACGCCTTAAGAAAGAGTTAAGTAGTATTTTGGCAGAACATACCGGCCAGTCAATTGACAGGGTTATTGAAGATTCGGACCGGAACAAATGGATGTCATCGGACGAAGCAAAAGATTATGGTTTGATTGACGCCGTTATGAGACGTAACGAATAG
- the tig gene encoding trigger factor: protein MELSVEELTSVDKEITIKANREDLSEKFDKAYKKYKSQIQMPGFRPGRVPIGLIKKRFGKEIEMEEINSYVEEVYENEIVPEHEPVGETQMLNMSWENDELEVIFKIGAKPEFELKDLQEITIDKMVHDVTDEEVEEEIERTLQRQGNWEEVDDEITEESRVTVDAVSLDEDGNPIEGEKDEDQKLDLRQDAAADFREHLVGHKAGDVVEMELGEDEDVDRFELHVKKVEINHEAELTDELAKEQSNGQAKNVDEFKSYIKSQMQDYYDQSSDDMFRQDAVQAMSEAHEFEVPEVMLEQVKNNFVEYAKQQSGGELPPDFDVEEYKEKMSDQALQEAKWAFISKKLQEKFDDIEIKPEDIDEYIAVEAAKYGATAEQLKSYYAQNPGQLENLRNSIRENKVFDKLSEEVTINELSKDEFRKKREEENEKNQIPQV from the coding sequence GTGGAACTATCCGTTGAGGAACTCACCTCCGTAGACAAAGAAATAACAATCAAGGCGAATCGGGAAGACTTGTCTGAAAAATTTGATAAGGCTTATAAAAAGTATAAATCACAAATTCAGATGCCGGGTTTTCGGCCTGGCAGAGTGCCAATCGGTCTTATAAAGAAACGTTTTGGGAAAGAGATCGAGATGGAAGAGATCAACAGTTATGTTGAGGAGGTGTACGAAAATGAGATTGTGCCTGAGCACGAACCGGTAGGTGAGACCCAAATGCTGAACATGAGCTGGGAAAATGATGAGCTTGAAGTAATTTTTAAGATAGGGGCAAAACCTGAGTTTGAGCTTAAAGATCTGCAGGAAATTACCATCGATAAGATGGTACACGATGTAACGGATGAAGAAGTTGAAGAAGAGATCGAAAGAACTCTTCAGCGCCAGGGGAATTGGGAAGAAGTTGATGACGAGATTACTGAAGAAAGCCGTGTAACCGTTGATGCAGTCTCATTAGATGAAGATGGAAATCCTATAGAAGGCGAAAAGGATGAAGACCAAAAGCTGGATCTTCGGCAGGATGCGGCCGCCGACTTCCGGGAGCATCTTGTTGGGCACAAAGCAGGTGATGTTGTAGAGATGGAACTTGGTGAAGATGAAGATGTTGACCGTTTTGAACTGCATGTGAAGAAGGTTGAAATTAACCACGAAGCAGAACTGACGGATGAACTTGCAAAGGAACAGTCCAACGGGCAGGCTAAAAATGTGGATGAGTTTAAGAGCTACATTAAAAGCCAAATGCAGGATTATTACGATCAGTCATCTGATGATATGTTCCGTCAGGATGCGGTTCAGGCCATGTCCGAAGCCCATGAATTTGAAGTCCCTGAGGTAATGCTGGAACAGGTTAAAAATAATTTTGTTGAGTACGCCAAGCAGCAGTCCGGGGGCGAGTTGCCACCTGATTTTGATGTTGAGGAGTACAAAGAGAAAATGAGTGACCAGGCACTGCAGGAAGCAAAATGGGCGTTTATCAGTAAAAAACTCCAGGAAAAGTTCGATGATATTGAGATCAAACCGGAAGATATTGATGAATATATTGCAGTTGAAGCTGCTAAGTATGGAGCCACGGCTGAACAGTTAAAGAGTTATTATGCTCAGAATCCGGGACAACTTGAAAACCTCCGAAACAGCATCAGAGAAAATAAAGTTTTTGATAAATTGAGTGAAGAAGTTACTATCAATGAACTCTCGAAGGATGAATTTCGTAAAAAGAGAGAAGAGGAAAACGAAAAGAATCAAATTCCACAGGTATAA
- the cutA gene encoding divalent-cation tolerance protein CutA yields the protein MFRNLRLVYVTTKNRNEAKKIGSTIVDEKLAACANIIDGMESIYHWKGKIETSSECILILKTSYNNVGKLTRRIKELHSYEVPCVISLNIAEQEGNPEYLNWIRDSVRKPLPQDEDLRTD from the coding sequence ATGTTCAGAAATCTCCGCTTAGTTTACGTAACAACCAAGAATCGCAATGAAGCCAAAAAAATTGGTTCTACCATTGTTGATGAAAAACTCGCAGCCTGTGCTAATATTATTGATGGTATGGAATCCATCTATCACTGGAAAGGCAAAATTGAAACCAGCAGCGAGTGTATATTGATTTTAAAAACCAGCTACAATAATGTTGGAAAGCTAACCCGCCGTATTAAAGAGCTTCACTCATATGAGGTTCCATGTGTAATCAGCCTGAATATTGCCGAACAGGAGGGCAACCCGGAATACCTGAACTGGATTCGGGACTCTGTTCGCAAACCCCTGCCCCAGGATGAAGACCTGCGAACTGACTGA
- a CDS encoding enoyl-CoA hydratase/isomerase family protein yields the protein MSLIIKKEPFITEVKIHRPGAMNAINFNVMDQLESLLDEIEKDNELRVFTLTGSGNSFISGGDLREFHQIKDAEGAKKMTRRMISILKRIENLPCWTLAAVNGPAYGGGWETMLAFDFRIAVSTATIGFTQGKFYLPPGWGGITKLTEVVGRNQALYWLASQKVIDAKTALQSGLIQDVFDEDEYDEKLARLKKSLIKNDRKFIEYIKRKDLRKSEDEIEPFSTFWESEEHLKRVEKFLNRKENKKS from the coding sequence ATGTCATTAATAATCAAAAAAGAGCCGTTCATTACCGAAGTCAAAATTCATCGCCCCGGAGCGATGAATGCGATCAATTTTAATGTAATGGATCAGCTCGAATCCCTGCTGGATGAGATTGAAAAAGATAATGAATTGCGAGTTTTTACACTCACTGGTTCGGGTAACAGTTTCATCTCTGGTGGGGATCTCCGTGAATTTCATCAAATTAAAGATGCTGAAGGCGCAAAAAAGATGACCCGCCGAATGATTTCCATTCTTAAGCGTATTGAGAACCTTCCTTGCTGGACGCTTGCAGCCGTCAATGGCCCGGCATATGGGGGCGGATGGGAAACGATGTTGGCTTTCGATTTTCGAATCGCTGTGTCCACAGCCACCATTGGATTTACCCAGGGCAAATTTTATCTGCCACCAGGCTGGGGCGGTATTACCAAACTGACTGAAGTTGTTGGCAGGAACCAAGCGCTCTACTGGCTGGCTTCCCAAAAAGTGATTGACGCAAAAACAGCTCTTCAATCCGGCTTGATTCAAGATGTTTTTGATGAAGATGAATACGACGAGAAACTCGCCCGCCTGAAAAAATCTCTCATTAAAAATGATCGGAAATTTATCGAGTACATTAAAAGAAAAGATCTTCGGAAATCTGAAGATGAGATTGAACCGTTCAGTACCTTTTGGGAGAGTGAAGAACATTTGAAACGGGTTGAGAAATTTTTAAATCGAAAAGAAAATAAAAAATCTTGA
- a CDS encoding M48 family metallopeptidase: MNIFTVIILTAILVDFVLEIVSDRLNLKALSKELPDEFEDVYDEETYAKSQEYTRVNTKFGFFTGTFDLVLLLVFWFAGGFNWLDQWARGFDFGVIITGLIFIGVLVLAKTIISLPFSIYSTFVIEERFGFNKTTPKTFAMDRIKGLLLSVVIGAPLLAGIIAFFEYGGSWAWVYAWLVVTAFTLIMQYIAPTWIMPLFNKFEPLEDEELREAIENYADKVDFPLQEIFVMDGSKRSSKSNAFFTGFGKNKRIALYDTLIENHTKEELVAVLAHEIGHYKKKHIVKNMAISILHTGIMFALLSIFLQVPALFEAFYMEEMSVYAGLLFFGMLYSPIETILGIGMQKLSRVHEYEADHFASTTLKNSEEMVNVLKKLSKDNLSNLTPHPFYVFLNYSHPPVLKRIRAIRAI; encoded by the coding sequence ATGAATATTTTTACAGTCATTATTTTAACCGCAATTTTGGTCGATTTTGTACTCGAAATTGTATCCGATCGGCTTAATTTGAAAGCCTTGTCTAAAGAGTTGCCAGATGAATTTGAAGATGTTTACGATGAGGAAACCTATGCCAAGTCGCAGGAGTACACTCGTGTAAATACAAAATTTGGTTTTTTTACCGGTACATTTGATCTGGTACTGCTCCTTGTGTTCTGGTTTGCCGGGGGATTCAACTGGCTGGATCAGTGGGCGAGAGGCTTTGATTTTGGAGTGATCATCACCGGATTGATTTTTATAGGCGTGTTGGTTTTAGCAAAAACAATTATTTCACTTCCATTTAGCATCTATTCTACATTCGTGATTGAAGAGCGGTTTGGTTTCAACAAAACCACTCCAAAAACATTTGCAATGGATCGGATTAAAGGATTACTGCTGTCAGTTGTAATTGGTGCACCGCTTTTGGCGGGTATCATCGCCTTTTTTGAATATGGCGGAAGCTGGGCGTGGGTCTACGCCTGGCTGGTTGTTACAGCTTTTACTCTGATCATGCAGTACATCGCTCCCACTTGGATTATGCCGCTTTTCAACAAATTTGAACCGCTGGAGGATGAAGAACTTCGCGAGGCGATCGAAAATTATGCCGATAAAGTTGATTTTCCCCTGCAGGAAATTTTTGTGATGGACGGTTCAAAACGATCTTCTAAATCGAACGCATTTTTTACAGGGTTTGGCAAGAACAAACGCATCGCTCTTTATGATACGTTGATCGAAAATCACACGAAAGAGGAGTTGGTGGCGGTTCTGGCACATGAAATTGGCCACTACAAGAAGAAGCATATTGTAAAGAATATGGCGATCAGTATTCTTCACACCGGAATTATGTTTGCTTTGCTTTCGATCTTTCTGCAAGTACCGGCACTTTTTGAAGCATTTTATATGGAAGAGATGAGCGTCTATGCTGGTCTTCTCTTTTTTGGGATGCTCTATTCGCCCATTGAAACTATTTTGGGGATTGGCATGCAAAAATTAAGCAGAGTTCATGAGTATGAAGCGGACCATTTTGCATCAACAACTCTCAAAAATTCAGAAGAGATGGTGAATGTGCTGAAGAAACTATCAAAAGATAATTTAAGCAATCTCACACCGCATCCTTTTTATGTGTTTCTGAATTATTCCCATCCGCCGGTGTTGAAGAGAATTCGGGCGATCAGAGCGATTTAA
- a CDS encoding ring-cleaving dioxygenase: protein MADKIKGLHHITAVSGPPEVNYDFYTRVLGLRFTKKTINFDDPGTYHLYYGNYEATPGSSITFFPWQGVPQGVPKSGEATVVSYAVPRGSIGFWRDHFKKQDVEILGDIDRFGDLGIRAKDIEGMTIEIVESEKVDQVKPNETDDIPNGYAIRGFYGTTLSLADVGRTAELLQEFGWKKSGEESDTTRFLSEPENHLGAVIDLKQENLNGVFGRGSVHHIAFRVPDDDTQLAWRKKLKELGFNPTPVQDRQYFRSVYFREPGGVLFEIATDIPGFTKDEELENLGTELKLPPWYEKHREEIESNLVSLEP, encoded by the coding sequence ATGGCAGATAAAATTAAAGGATTGCATCATATCACAGCCGTTTCGGGTCCGCCCGAGGTGAATTACGATTTTTATACCCGGGTTTTAGGACTTCGGTTCACAAAAAAAACCATCAATTTTGATGATCCGGGCACCTATCATCTGTATTACGGGAATTACGAAGCCACTCCCGGCAGTTCCATCACATTTTTTCCGTGGCAAGGGGTACCGCAGGGCGTACCAAAATCGGGTGAAGCAACGGTTGTATCGTATGCAGTTCCGAGAGGTTCTATCGGTTTTTGGCGAGATCACTTCAAAAAACAGGATGTTGAAATACTGGGTGATATTGATCGCTTTGGTGATTTGGGAATTCGAGCGAAGGATATCGAAGGGATGACAATTGAGATTGTGGAATCTGAAAAAGTGGATCAGGTCAAGCCAAATGAAACAGATGATATTCCCAATGGATATGCAATTCGCGGTTTTTACGGTACAACACTTTCTCTCGCTGATGTGGGACGAACGGCCGAATTACTGCAAGAATTTGGCTGGAAAAAATCCGGTGAAGAATCTGATACAACGCGGTTTTTATCTGAACCTGAAAACCACCTGGGAGCGGTCATCGATCTCAAACAAGAAAATCTGAATGGTGTATTTGGCCGTGGATCGGTTCACCATATCGCGTTTCGGGTTCCCGATGATGACACACAACTTGCATGGCGCAAAAAGCTGAAAGAGTTGGGATTCAATCCCACACCGGTTCAGGATCGTCAATATTTTCGATCCGTCTATTTCCGGGAGCCGGGAGGGGTTTTGTTTGAAATTGCAACGGATATTCCCGGCTTTACAAAGGATGAAGAGTTGGAAAATCTTGGAACGGAACTAAAACTCCCACCCTGGTATGAGAAACACCGGGAGGAGATTGAAAGCAATCTGGTGTCCTTGGAGCCTTAA